The following proteins are encoded in a genomic region of Sorangiineae bacterium MSr12523:
- a CDS encoding fumarylacetoacetate hydrolase family protein, whose protein sequence is MRIVRIVPPSATTPLAQPVFAILDGQTLRILSKAPWDGGSPTGETLPHTDAIPLLAPVTPSKIVCVGRNYAAHAKELGNEVPKAPLLFFKPPSALIGHNGTIVLPPESERVEHEAEVGIVISRRCKGISREQARDHIFGVTCVGDITARDLQRADGQWARAKGFDSFCPTGPWIETDLDAQLDVRDLRISCTVNGATRQDGRTSQMIFPIDELLAYTSRMMTLEAGDLLVTGTPEGVGPLVHGDRLEISVEGVGTLACAVRK, encoded by the coding sequence ATGCGAATCGTTCGTATCGTCCCGCCGTCCGCGACCACGCCACTGGCCCAGCCGGTCTTCGCCATCCTCGATGGCCAGACGCTGCGCATCCTCTCGAAGGCGCCGTGGGACGGAGGCTCGCCCACCGGGGAAACCCTCCCGCATACGGACGCCATTCCGCTTCTCGCACCGGTGACGCCGTCGAAGATCGTGTGCGTCGGGCGCAACTACGCCGCGCACGCCAAGGAACTCGGCAACGAGGTGCCGAAGGCGCCGCTCCTCTTTTTCAAGCCGCCCTCCGCGCTCATCGGCCACAACGGCACCATCGTCCTGCCGCCCGAGAGCGAGCGCGTCGAGCACGAGGCCGAGGTGGGCATCGTCATCTCCCGCCGCTGCAAAGGCATCTCCCGCGAGCAAGCCCGTGACCACATCTTCGGCGTCACGTGCGTCGGCGACATCACCGCCCGCGATCTGCAGCGCGCCGACGGCCAGTGGGCCCGCGCCAAAGGCTTCGACTCTTTCTGCCCCACCGGCCCGTGGATCGAGACCGATCTCGACGCCCAGCTCGATGTCCGCGACCTGCGCATCTCCTGCACCGTGAACGGTGCCACCCGGCAAGATGGCCGCACCTCGCAGATGATCTTCCCCATCGACGAGCTGCTCGCGTACACGAGCCGCATGATGACCCTGGAGGCCGGCGATCTCCTCGTCACCGGCACCCCCGAGGGCGTCGGCCCGCTCGTCCATGGCGATCGCCTGGAGATCTCCGTCGAGGGCGTCGGCACCCTCGCGTGTGCGGTGCGGAAATAA
- a CDS encoding formylglycine-generating enzyme family protein: MAGRSWMHIALGAAIVTVSVLAVVLRKSDVHIECGPGFLAKAPRCLGCPAPLVAYAGGCDAPDVRIAVPATTLLLGPSDWEAEGRVAPRTVEVAAFAIDAFEATVAKVEHRASPDGARAAAGLTRDEAAAYCASRGGRLPTEDEWMAAATNAGTLRRYPWGDTGAVCRRGAWGLERGPCAHGALGPDTVGAHPDGDTPSGIHDLAGNVAEWVMPSQPAGASTTLAVARGGSYRTALATELRTWSRMEIPPGSRNPDVGVRCAYEGASGEANPGYPRRSP, encoded by the coding sequence ATGGCCGGGCGCTCCTGGATGCACATCGCGCTGGGCGCCGCCATCGTCACCGTGAGCGTGCTCGCCGTCGTGCTTCGAAAGAGCGACGTGCACATCGAGTGCGGCCCCGGCTTTCTCGCCAAAGCGCCCCGTTGCCTCGGCTGCCCCGCGCCCTTGGTGGCCTACGCCGGCGGCTGCGATGCCCCCGACGTTCGCATCGCCGTCCCGGCCACCACCCTTCTCCTCGGCCCCTCGGACTGGGAGGCCGAAGGCCGCGTCGCCCCGCGCACCGTCGAGGTCGCAGCCTTCGCCATCGACGCCTTCGAGGCCACCGTCGCCAAGGTCGAGCATCGCGCCTCGCCCGACGGCGCCCGCGCTGCCGCGGGCCTGACCCGCGACGAAGCCGCCGCCTACTGCGCTTCCCGCGGAGGACGCCTCCCCACCGAGGACGAATGGATGGCGGCCGCCACCAACGCCGGCACCCTTCGCCGCTACCCCTGGGGAGACACCGGTGCGGTGTGCCGCCGCGGGGCCTGGGGACTCGAACGCGGCCCCTGCGCCCACGGCGCCCTCGGGCCCGACACCGTCGGGGCCCACCCCGATGGCGATACGCCATCCGGCATCCACGATCTCGCGGGCAACGTCGCCGAGTGGGTGATGCCCTCACAGCCGGCCGGCGCCAGCACCACCCTCGCCGTGGCACGCGGCGGAAGTTACCGCACCGCGCTAGCTACCGAGCTCCGCACCTGGAGCCGTATGGAAATTCCCCCCGGTTCCCGAAATCCCGACGTGGGCGTGCGATGCGCCTACGAAGGCGCATCCGGCGAGGCGAATCCGGGTTACCCTCGTCGATCCCCATGA
- a CDS encoding competence/damage-inducible protein A, whose translation MTCAVLSIGTELTRGELVNSNAAWLSASLTDLGFDVPLGATVDDDLTRIVQELQRLASFARVIVCTGGLGPTTDDITTQAVANLIGVPLVRDEASLEHIRRRLAKFGRTVSDTNAKQADFPEGADILPNPIGTAPGFSVRIGNALAFFMPGVPREMKQMYEEQVVPRVRALAPNDSYQIRLRTFGLPESTVGERLAGVEQAFPGVLLGYRATFPEIEVKVLARGLSTAAARELCERATLEVKQRLADVIYGEADDTFAGVTGRLLRKKEYTLAVAESCTGGLVGHLLTREPGASDFLLVDVVTYANSAKTRLLGIDEEVIRGHGAVSSEVACAMAEGVKRVSGADVALSLTGIAGPSGGSPEKPVGTVFIAVAGPAGVKVVERHFPGDRHMIQTLAAYVGLNLVRQVCITST comes from the coding sequence ATGACGTGCGCCGTTCTCTCCATCGGGACCGAACTAACTCGCGGTGAACTCGTCAACTCGAACGCCGCCTGGCTTTCTGCCAGCCTCACGGACCTCGGCTTCGACGTGCCCCTCGGCGCCACCGTCGACGACGATTTGACCCGCATCGTCCAAGAGCTGCAACGCCTGGCGTCCTTCGCGCGCGTCATCGTCTGCACCGGAGGCCTCGGCCCCACGACGGACGACATCACCACGCAGGCCGTGGCCAACTTGATCGGCGTGCCGCTCGTGCGCGATGAGGCCTCGCTCGAGCACATTCGCCGTCGCCTGGCGAAGTTCGGCCGCACCGTGAGCGACACCAACGCCAAGCAGGCCGACTTCCCCGAGGGAGCCGACATCCTGCCCAACCCCATCGGCACCGCCCCCGGCTTTTCCGTGCGCATCGGCAACGCGCTCGCCTTCTTCATGCCGGGCGTCCCCCGCGAGATGAAGCAGATGTACGAGGAGCAAGTGGTCCCGCGCGTGCGGGCCCTCGCCCCGAACGACAGCTACCAGATCCGCCTGCGCACCTTCGGCTTGCCCGAAAGCACCGTTGGCGAGCGCCTGGCCGGTGTCGAACAAGCCTTCCCCGGCGTGCTTCTCGGCTACCGCGCGACCTTCCCGGAGATCGAGGTCAAAGTCCTCGCCCGCGGTCTCTCCACGGCTGCCGCGCGCGAACTCTGCGAGCGCGCCACCCTCGAAGTGAAGCAGCGCCTGGCCGACGTCATCTACGGCGAGGCCGACGACACCTTCGCCGGCGTCACCGGCCGCCTCCTTCGCAAAAAGGAATACACCCTCGCCGTCGCCGAATCGTGCACCGGCGGCCTCGTAGGCCACCTGCTCACCCGCGAGCCCGGCGCCAGCGATTTCCTCCTCGTCGACGTGGTCACCTACGCCAACAGTGCCAAAACGCGCTTGCTCGGCATCGACGAAGAGGTCATTCGCGGCCACGGTGCGGTGAGCAGCGAGGTGGCCTGCGCCATGGCCGAGGGCGTGAAGCGCGTCTCCGGCGCCGACGTCGCGCTTTCGCTCACGGGCATCGCAGGCCCCAGCGGCGGGTCGCCGGAAAAGCCGGTTGGCACCGTCTTCATCGCCGTGGCCGGGCCGGCGGGCGTGAAGGTCGTCGAACGGCATTTTCCGGGCGATCGCCACATGATCCAGACCTTGGCGGCCTACGTGGGTTTGAACCTCGTGCGCCAGGTGTGCATCACTTCAACTTGA